Part of the Meiothermus cerbereus DSM 11376 genome, TGCAAGGCTCGTTCGATGGCCTCGCGTTTGGTGTGCACCCCTAGAACCCGGCGGGCCTCTTCCAGCAGGGCTTCGTCGGTCTCGACGGTGATGCGGGGCATGGTGTCCTGACTATACACGCTCTTGGGTGCATTTAAGTGTGCTTCTAAGTCGGATGTAACAGTCAAGACCCCAACCAGCCCGTGATCCGCTTATGGGTGAGCATCTACAGTGGGCTGGATGGTAGAATGATGGCCTAGGTCAACGTCCTGGGGATTAACCTAAATGGAGACATCATCTCCCAGGGCGCAATTGTCCCCGAAACCCCCCTGCTGCCCGAGTTTTCCAGGTGCTGGCGCGGAGTTGGGATCACCCCTTGTCCCTAAGGAGGTGTTGTGAGAGCTGCAACCTTGATATTGCTAATCCTTAGCCTAAGCGCGTGCAGCTTGGTGTACCCGGCTTACCCCATCGAGGCCGAGGTGGTGGGCGGCACTTACTCCCGCTCCATTTTGGAGAGTGACGGCTACTGGGTGGTCACCAAACATTTCGATAGCGATATCTTCTATTTCACCCTGAGCAAGACCGAGGCCGCCGAC contains:
- a CDS encoding type II toxin-antitoxin system VapB family antitoxin; this translates as MPRITVETDEALLEEARRVLGVHTKREAIERALQELVRQQRRRAIRVHVG